One segment of Corynebacterium caspium DSM 44850 DNA contains the following:
- the msrA gene encoding peptide-methionine (S)-S-oxide reductase MsrA: protein MGFLFAPKPSLVDPADTLAGGSHPVLPNPQPHAVLGTPITGPWRPEQREVYVGLGCYWGAEKIFWETPGVEATAVGFAGGQTPNPTYREVCSGRTNHTEIVRVIYDPEQVSFADLIAKTMEAHDPTQGFRQGNDVGTQYRSAIYTSTPEEAAQAQEIVSHYAKQLADAGFGQITTEVKTLADTPAGTFYLAEDEHQQYLHKIPDGYCPHHSTGVACRLPE, encoded by the coding sequence ATGGGCTTTCTTTTTGCCCCCAAGCCGTCGTTAGTTGATCCAGCAGATACCCTCGCCGGTGGTTCGCACCCGGTATTGCCCAACCCGCAACCCCACGCGGTTTTAGGCACCCCAATTACTGGGCCTTGGCGCCCAGAGCAGCGCGAAGTTTATGTTGGCCTGGGCTGCTACTGGGGTGCGGAAAAAATCTTTTGGGAAACCCCCGGTGTAGAGGCCACCGCAGTAGGCTTTGCCGGTGGTCAAACGCCTAATCCTACCTACCGCGAAGTATGCAGCGGACGTACTAATCACACCGAAATTGTGCGCGTAATTTATGATCCAGAACAGGTTAGTTTTGCAGATTTGATTGCCAAAACCATGGAAGCCCACGATCCCACCCAGGGATTCCGCCAAGGCAATGACGTAGGTACGCAGTATCGTTCGGCCATTTATACCTCTACTCCAGAAGAAGCTGCCCAGGCCCAAGAAATTGTTTCCCACTACGCTAAGCAGCTTGCCGATGCCGGCTTTGGACAAATTACCACCGAGGTAAAAACCCTAGCTGATACCCCCGCTGGTACGTTCTACCTGGCAGAAGATGAACACCAGCAGTATCTACACAAGATTCCCGATGGCTACTGCCCGCATCATTCCACGGGAGTAGCTTGCCGCTTGCCAGAGTAA
- a CDS encoding superoxide dismutase: protein MAVYTLPALPYDYDALEPHISAEIMRLHHDKHHQAYVDGANAALAALETARENGTDQNTIRALSKNLAFNLGGHTNHSIFWKNLSPNGGGEPTGELAAAIDRDFGSFEKFKAHFSDAALALQGSGWAVLGFDHVGKRLVIEQMTDQQGNLSINLTPLLLLDMWEHAFYLQYKNVKADYVASVWNIFNWEDVAKRFAAAASSCCNEEF from the coding sequence ATGGCTGTTTATACGCTGCCCGCTCTCCCTTATGACTACGATGCCCTGGAGCCACATATCTCCGCAGAGATCATGCGCTTGCATCATGACAAGCACCACCAAGCTTATGTTGATGGTGCAAATGCCGCACTTGCAGCTCTAGAAACAGCCCGTGAAAACGGAACAGATCAAAATACGATCCGTGCTCTCTCTAAAAATCTGGCCTTTAACCTGGGCGGACACACCAACCACTCCATTTTCTGGAAGAATCTTTCCCCTAATGGTGGCGGCGAACCCACTGGTGAACTAGCTGCAGCAATCGACCGTGATTTCGGCTCTTTTGAAAAATTCAAAGCTCATTTCTCCGATGCCGCCTTGGCTTTGCAGGGTTCCGGTTGGGCAGTACTTGGCTTTGATCACGTAGGTAAGCGTCTAGTCATCGAGCAGATGACTGATCAGCAAGGAAACCTCTCAATTAATCTCACTCCGCTACTTTTGCTGGATATGTGGGAGCACGCCTTCTACCTGCAGTATAAGAATGTTAAGGCTGATTATGTGGCTTCGGTATGGAATATCTTCAACTGGGAAGATGTAGCCAAGCGCTTTGCGGCTGCAGCTTCTAGTTGCTGCAATGAAGAATTCTAA
- a CDS encoding DUF5926 family protein has product MAKKKKEVLPEGMSRRQAKLAARAAERAALEKDARPFGGLAAEAELIALQEFVPAAELNVALLGIERPIRIVTILPGAIAAMVREDVAFVALQVQSHSQNPGRDLAYALTWAATAKPGESLTSTVNDGTQPAITAVIDPAAKPEVTAHQEFTYWMSPGETLDPRTAQGIQTANESIIPSYPVAVSTGAAWWVDPGHGKAHIRWIRTDDNENALLNALARIAARGELLLGEGSKFAGAFRTHGVTVPVWDLDPAREVDSYAADLEKLNDAIAVELKNDSQLNSEERKQLQHIRSRQVTI; this is encoded by the coding sequence ATGGCTAAAAAGAAAAAAGAAGTTTTGCCGGAGGGCATGAGTCGTCGCCAAGCTAAATTGGCTGCCCGCGCTGCAGAACGTGCGGCGCTGGAAAAGGATGCCCGCCCCTTTGGTGGACTCGCCGCTGAGGCTGAGCTTATTGCTTTGCAAGAATTTGTACCTGCCGCTGAATTAAATGTGGCGCTTCTAGGGATTGAACGTCCCATCCGCATTGTCACCATTTTGCCGGGTGCTATTGCCGCCATGGTGCGCGAAGATGTTGCCTTTGTGGCTTTGCAGGTGCAATCCCACAGCCAAAATCCAGGCCGTGACCTGGCCTATGCGCTAACCTGGGCAGCCACTGCGAAACCTGGTGAAAGCCTAACTTCCACGGTTAACGATGGCACCCAGCCGGCAATTACTGCGGTAATTGATCCTGCCGCAAAGCCGGAAGTAACCGCACACCAGGAATTCACCTACTGGATGAGCCCTGGGGAAACCTTGGATCCGCGCACCGCCCAAGGCATCCAAACTGCTAATGAATCCATCATTCCTTCCTACCCAGTAGCGGTATCTACTGGTGCTGCTTGGTGGGTTGATCCAGGCCATGGCAAGGCCCATATTCGCTGGATACGCACCGACGATAATGAAAATGCGCTTCTTAATGCCTTGGCCAGAATTGCCGCTCGCGGTGAACTCCTACTTGGTGAAGGCTCTAAATTTGCCGGAGCTTTCCGCACCCACGGCGTAACCGTGCCGGTATGGGATTTAGATCCTGCCCGCGAAGTAGACTCATATGCTGCTGACCTGGAAAAACTTAATGATGCCATTGCGGTGGAACTCAAAAATGACAGCCAGCTTAATTCCGAAGAACGCAAACAACTGCAACATATTAGGTCTCGTCAGGTAACCATCTAA
- a CDS encoding L-lactate dehydrogenase encodes MKEAVGNKVVLIGAGDVGVAYAFALVNQGTIDHLAMIDIDEKKLEGNVMDLNHGSVWAHSPTRITSGTYEDCRDAAMVVICAGAPQKPGETRLDLVDKNIKIISSIVKEVMAHGFDGIFLVASNPVDILTYTTWKVSGLDWQRVIGSGTILDSARFRYMLGELYETAPSSVHSYIIGEHGDTELPVLSSATIAGVSMRRKLEKDPELEPRLEAIFETTRDAAYHIIDAKGSTSYGIGMGLARITRAVLQNQNVALPVSALLHGEYGHEDVYIGTPAIINRQGIRRVVELEISDHEQERLDHSVRTLQEIQSKFF; translated from the coding sequence ATGAAGGAAGCAGTCGGTAATAAAGTTGTTCTCATCGGAGCTGGTGATGTGGGGGTTGCATATGCCTTTGCCCTAGTCAACCAGGGAACTATTGATCATCTGGCCATGATCGATATTGATGAGAAGAAACTTGAAGGCAATGTCATGGATTTAAACCATGGCTCTGTTTGGGCGCATTCTCCTACTCGCATAACTAGCGGCACTTATGAAGATTGCCGCGATGCCGCCATGGTGGTTATTTGTGCCGGTGCTCCTCAAAAACCTGGTGAGACCCGCCTGGATTTGGTGGATAAGAATATTAAAATTATTAGTTCCATCGTCAAAGAAGTAATGGCGCACGGTTTCGATGGCATTTTCTTGGTGGCTTCGAACCCCGTAGATATTCTCACCTACACCACTTGGAAGGTCTCTGGCCTGGACTGGCAGCGGGTGATTGGCTCTGGCACCATCTTGGATTCGGCTCGTTTCCGCTATATGCTCGGCGAACTTTATGAGACCGCCCCAAGCTCTGTGCACTCCTACATTATTGGCGAACATGGGGATACAGAACTTCCCGTGCTCTCCTCAGCCACTATTGCGGGGGTTTCCATGCGTCGTAAATTGGAAAAGGATCCAGAGCTAGAACCACGGCTAGAAGCCATTTTTGAAACCACTCGCGATGCCGCCTACCACATTATTGATGCCAAGGGATCTACCTCTTATGGCATCGGAATGGGTTTGGCGCGCATTACTCGGGCAGTGCTACAAAACCAAAATGTGGCGCTGCCAGTAAGTGCCTTGCTGCACGGTGAATATGGCCATGAAGATGTTTATATTGGCACCCCGGCTATTATTAATCGCCAGGGAATTCGTCGGGTAGTAGAGCTAGAAATCTCTGATCACGAACAAGAACGCTTAGATCACTCGGTGCGGACTCTTCAGGAAATCCAGAGCAAATTCTTCTAA